Proteins from a genomic interval of Lactococcus protaetiae:
- a CDS encoding BglG family transcription antiterminator, translating to MKKKEILLDYLKNQKKEQFVSSSDLAKILGVTNRSIRYYVKQLNNDTPDLVESSREGYRYNWQYFEVPKVDESVDGRRFSILRYLLQKGDEGVDLFDLAEKLWVSESTIRQDMSALQELMQDYQLMIKQHEFHYFLTGTQEAKRLLIMTLIRKKNGDAPSLEDEMQQFLGEIPLSVLTEICQQVFDEFNFHVNQYFFQNFILHLIIVLNQKWQEEPKVFSSPSLPMIEKIAVLIFEKYHLELAQEDKFELALLCDGERGHREVEVANYVSKNVSDSLHQALEELSSVFLIDFTDQQFLNRLLLHTQNLYHRVKDKKVKRNLSALEIKMRYPALFDVAVYLSSLIATDLKIEIAEDEIAFLALHIGSFLDEQKKNEKKIHTLLVGSDYLERENQIQVLLESRFGDELLFVSTDEIKNTDRIEFIISSEKKFFDYDAEVVFIQEFLRERDFARIRRGIERIKQKRYLHFLEEFLPKLIQKEACIVLEEVESKEEVFSFIGQWFFEKGFTDYHYTQRLFEREKMASTAFTSGVALPHTIRYEGKKTGFLVLKPVQPLYWDEQSIKLILAMAINPADSHDFNRIFPRIIEILVEEYHVNFLQRSQTSDEFIKRLIELMVADGYYD from the coding sequence ATGAAAAAGAAAGAAATTCTTTTAGATTATCTAAAAAATCAGAAAAAGGAGCAGTTTGTTTCGAGTTCGGATTTAGCAAAAATATTGGGGGTCACAAATCGAAGTATCAGGTATTATGTGAAACAACTTAATAATGATACGCCTGATTTAGTGGAAAGTAGTCGGGAGGGCTACCGATACAATTGGCAGTATTTTGAGGTTCCGAAAGTGGATGAATCGGTGGATGGGCGCAGATTTTCTATTTTACGTTATTTACTGCAAAAAGGTGACGAGGGAGTAGATTTATTTGATTTGGCAGAAAAGCTTTGGGTATCAGAATCAACAATTCGTCAGGATATGTCAGCGTTGCAAGAGTTAATGCAGGATTATCAGTTGATGATTAAGCAGCATGAGTTTCACTATTTTCTGACAGGGACTCAAGAGGCAAAGCGGTTACTCATCATGACACTCATTCGTAAGAAAAATGGTGATGCACCTTCTCTAGAAGATGAAATGCAGCAATTTTTAGGAGAAATTCCGCTGTCAGTGCTGACAGAAATCTGTCAGCAGGTTTTTGATGAATTTAATTTTCATGTTAATCAATATTTTTTCCAAAATTTTATTTTGCATCTGATTATTGTGCTTAATCAGAAATGGCAGGAAGAGCCTAAAGTGTTTTCAAGTCCATCTTTGCCAATGATTGAAAAAATTGCAGTGTTGATTTTTGAAAAATATCATCTTGAACTGGCGCAGGAAGATAAGTTTGAGCTGGCTTTGTTATGTGATGGTGAGCGAGGGCATCGTGAAGTTGAGGTTGCTAATTATGTGTCAAAAAATGTTTCAGATAGTCTTCATCAGGCGTTGGAAGAATTAAGTAGTGTATTCCTGATTGATTTTACTGACCAACAGTTTTTAAATCGTCTGTTACTTCATACTCAAAATCTTTATCATCGAGTAAAGGATAAAAAAGTTAAGCGCAATCTGAGTGCTTTAGAGATTAAGATGCGTTATCCTGCTTTGTTTGATGTTGCTGTATATTTGTCTTCGTTGATTGCAACGGATTTGAAAATTGAGATTGCTGAGGATGAAATTGCTTTTTTGGCGTTGCATATTGGTTCTTTTCTGGACGAGCAAAAGAAAAATGAGAAAAAGATCCATACTTTGCTTGTTGGCTCAGACTATTTGGAGAGAGAAAATCAGATTCAAGTCTTATTAGAATCACGTTTTGGTGATGAATTACTTTTTGTCAGTACTGACGAAATAAAAAATACTGACAGAATTGAGTTTATTATTTCGTCAGAGAAAAAATTTTTCGATTATGATGCAGAAGTCGTTTTTATCCAAGAATTTTTAAGAGAACGTGATTTTGCAAGGATTCGTAGGGGAATTGAACGCATCAAACAAAAACGCTATTTGCACTTTTTAGAAGAATTTTTACCAAAATTAATTCAAAAAGAAGCGTGCATAGTGCTGGAAGAAGTAGAATCAAAAGAAGAAGTGTTCAGCTTCATTGGACAGTGGTTTTTCGAAAAGGGTTTTACTGATTATCATTATACCCAACGATTATTTGAGAGGGAAAAAATGGCCTCAACTGCCTTTACAAGTGGTGTCGCACTTCCTCATACCATCAGATACGAAGGGAAAAAAACTGGATTTCTTGTATTAAAGCCAGTTCAGCCACTTTATTGGGATGAACAATCAATAAAATTGATTCTCGCGATGGCGATAAATCCAGCAGACTCACATGATTTTAATCGTATATTTCCAAGAATTATTGAAATACTTGTTGAAGAATATCATGTGAATTTTCTGCAGAGAAGTCAAACGAGTGATGAATTTATTAAGCGTTTGATTGAATTGATGGTCGCTGACGGATATTATGATTAG
- a CDS encoding PTS sugar transporter subunit IIB codes for MTKQVLLTCGAGASSGFMAAAARKAAKKLGADIEIKAKSETEVEASLPEIDLLLVAPHLKYMIDEVKELCETNHVKYNIIPQRVYGALDGKGLVQFALKQFEGED; via the coding sequence ATGACAAAACAAGTATTATTGACCTGTGGTGCAGGTGCATCATCTGGGTTTATGGCAGCAGCAGCACGTAAAGCGGCAAAAAAACTCGGCGCAGATATTGAAATTAAAGCAAAAAGTGAAACAGAGGTTGAAGCTTCTTTACCAGAAATTGATTTACTTCTCGTTGCTCCTCATTTAAAGTACATGATTGATGAAGTCAAGGAACTTTGTGAAACAAATCATGTCAAATATAACATTATTCCACAACGTGTCTATGGAGCGTTAGATGGTAAAGGATTAGTCCAGTTTGCTCTAAAACAGTTTGAAGGAGAAGACTAG
- a CDS encoding PTS lactose/cellobiose transporter subunit IIA yields MEEKEIIERDELAIISMSTILHAGNARDFIFQAANKAAEGQFDEVNQLMKQANDELIEAHRAQTSTLQKEAEGIEIPYSSLFGHAQDHVMTVKTEYNLVKEIIKLYKRLEEK; encoded by the coding sequence GTGGAAGAAAAAGAAATAATAGAGCGTGACGAGTTAGCAATAATTTCAATGAGTACTATTCTTCATGCGGGGAATGCGCGTGATTTTATCTTTCAGGCTGCAAATAAAGCGGCAGAAGGGCAATTTGACGAAGTAAATCAACTCATGAAACAAGCAAATGATGAGCTTATAGAGGCACATCGCGCTCAAACCTCAACCCTACAAAAAGAAGCAGAAGGGATTGAAATTCCTTACTCTTCATTATTTGGTCATGCCCAAGACCATGTAATGACTGTAAAAACAGAGTACAATCTTGTCAAGGAAATTATCAAGCTCTACAAACGATTGGAGGAAAAATGA
- a CDS encoding glycoside hydrolase family 1 protein yields the protein MRKNKYPYFKEGFLWAGAQAASQADGAYTQDGKKPNSSDVQPYLKGLSNMEIQHLEQEGMKIEQVKKALLDTEHFYPKRHGIDFYNSYEKDLEMLAETGMKAFRTSIDWSRVFPNGDEMLPNEAALEHYEKMIDKIREVGMEPIITMLHYEMPIHLTLEYGGWTNKAVIELFVRYGKVLLERFGQKVKYWIVINQINMIQVEPFLSLGICSNQYENIEEAEYQAVHNQMVASSMIQQYAKTLNIPNLQVGTMVADGTAYPASCKPDDVTLALWHNRMQYLFTDVQFRGEYPQVALNYFKEHDLKINMTDEELMLLRENPMDYLAISYYFSQMVDADKNGYIPYDITTNPYLEANPWGWNIDSKGLYHTLSQYWDRYQKPILIAENGFGMYDELVSGKVHDGYRSDYLGAHIEQVGRAIYDGAEVIAYCAWGPIDIVSCSSQQMSKRYGFIYVDIDDEGNGSRQRLKKDSFAWYQKVIETNGAEI from the coding sequence GTGAGAAAAAATAAATACCCTTATTTCAAAGAAGGATTTTTGTGGGCGGGAGCACAAGCAGCATCACAAGCAGATGGAGCGTACACCCAAGACGGAAAGAAGCCTAATTCATCGGATGTTCAACCTTATCTTAAAGGTTTAAGTAATATGGAAATTCAACACCTTGAGCAAGAAGGAATGAAAATTGAGCAAGTGAAGAAAGCGCTTTTGGATACGGAGCATTTTTATCCTAAACGTCACGGGATTGATTTCTATAATAGCTATGAAAAAGATTTAGAAATGCTTGCTGAAACTGGAATGAAAGCTTTTCGTACTTCTATTGATTGGTCGAGAGTATTTCCAAATGGAGATGAAATGCTGCCAAATGAAGCAGCGCTAGAACACTACGAAAAAATGATTGACAAAATTCGTGAAGTGGGTATGGAGCCTATTATCACAATGCTCCATTATGAAATGCCGATTCATTTAACTTTGGAGTATGGAGGCTGGACGAATAAAGCGGTAATTGAGTTGTTTGTTCGCTATGGTAAAGTGTTACTGGAGCGTTTTGGTCAAAAAGTGAAGTATTGGATTGTTATTAATCAAATTAATATGATTCAGGTGGAACCTTTCTTGTCACTTGGAATTTGCAGTAATCAGTATGAAAATATTGAAGAAGCTGAGTATCAAGCTGTTCATAATCAAATGGTTGCTTCTAGTATGATTCAACAATATGCAAAAACACTTAACATTCCAAATTTGCAGGTTGGTACAATGGTTGCAGATGGAACAGCTTATCCTGCATCTTGCAAGCCAGACGATGTCACCCTTGCTTTGTGGCATAACAGGATGCAGTATCTTTTTACGGATGTGCAGTTTAGAGGAGAATATCCACAAGTTGCTTTAAATTACTTTAAAGAGCACGATTTAAAAATTAACATGACAGATGAAGAGCTTATGCTTTTGCGGGAAAATCCAATGGATTATCTAGCTATCTCTTATTACTTCTCTCAAATGGTTGATGCGGATAAAAATGGTTATATTCCGTATGACATTACAACAAATCCATATTTGGAGGCTAATCCGTGGGGGTGGAATATTGATTCGAAGGGGCTATATCACACATTATCACAATATTGGGATCGTTATCAAAAACCTATTTTGATTGCTGAAAATGGTTTTGGAATGTATGATGAACTCGTGTCTGGGAAGGTTCATGATGGTTATCGCTCGGATTATCTTGGGGCTCATATTGAGCAGGTAGGGCGTGCTATTTATGATGGAGCAGAGGTTATTGCCTATTGTGCATGGGGGCCGATTGATATTGTGAGTTGTTCTTCTCAACAGATGTCAAAAAGATATGGTTTCATCTATGTTGATATTGATGACGAGGGAAATGGCTCACGTCAGCGTTTGAAAAAAGATAGCTTTGCTTGGTATCAAAAAGTAATCGAAACAAATGGAGCAGAAATTTAA
- a CDS encoding cation diffusion facilitator family transporter, translating to MNKKLSSTKHKKHHHTLDALTSQNVTIVFVLNFFFAILEFIFGFLFNSTAILSDAVHDTGDAVAIGLAWFFQKFSKRGEDNKFSFGYQRFSLLGAILTSVILITGSFVVLFESVPRLLNPQPVQASGMFGLAIFAIVANGFGAWLLARGSSRNESILNLHALEDVLGWLGVLIVSITLHFVDWYWLDPLLSIAIALFILSKALPKFVGTLRILLESVPLDVDYSDLLLELEKLPEVRAITQLIIWSIDGEQNAAMIHILIPQNQDFTEAKVAVRKLLEAHHVCQSAIELDETQIEHECHLKYEK from the coding sequence ATGAATAAAAAATTATCTTCTACAAAACATAAAAAGCACCATCACACTTTGGATGCTTTGACTTCACAAAATGTCACAATTGTTTTTGTACTCAACTTTTTCTTTGCAATTTTGGAGTTTATTTTTGGATTTTTGTTTAATTCGACTGCGATACTATCTGATGCTGTCCATGATACAGGAGATGCTGTTGCTATTGGTTTAGCTTGGTTTTTCCAAAAATTCTCTAAGCGTGGTGAAGACAATAAATTTTCCTTTGGTTATCAGCGATTTAGCCTTTTAGGAGCCATCCTTACGAGTGTTATTTTGATTACTGGTAGTTTTGTTGTACTCTTTGAGTCTGTGCCTAGATTATTAAATCCGCAACCAGTTCAAGCTTCTGGAATGTTTGGTTTAGCGATTTTTGCAATTGTTGCTAACGGATTCGGAGCGTGGCTTCTTGCACGCGGTTCTTCTCGTAATGAAAGCATTTTAAATCTCCATGCTTTGGAGGACGTATTGGGATGGCTTGGTGTTTTGATTGTTTCCATTACTCTCCATTTTGTAGATTGGTATTGGTTAGACCCACTTTTATCAATTGCTATTGCACTCTTTATTTTGAGCAAAGCACTGCCAAAATTCGTGGGTACTTTGCGCATTTTGCTAGAGTCTGTGCCACTTGATGTTGATTATTCTGATTTACTTCTTGAATTGGAAAAGCTTCCAGAAGTTCGTGCTATTACTCAACTCATTATATGGTCTATTGATGGTGAACAAAATGCTGCAATGATTCATATTTTGATTCCTCAAAATCAAGATTTTACTGAGGCAAAAGTTGCTGTTAGGAAGCTTTTAGAGGCACACCATGTTTGTCAATCTGCGATTGAGCTCGACGAAACACAGATTGAACATGAATGTCACTTGAAGTATGAAAAGTAA
- a CDS encoding PTS transporter subunit EIIC, translated as MFLGFSFLYSFGISSWVLTPVIYAIELPGIAANQAAVAAGQAPTNIFTVEATTLILIGGGGATLALCIMMAFLAKSSRLRMIGKAALVPSVFNINEPLVFGAPIAFNPILMIPFWITGLITPILLWLSMKLHLVPIPAQPFQMWYTPAPIAGWIITKSIAGVIFVLAIFAISWIIYYPFFKVYDKQAVQQDLEWAEDEED; from the coding sequence ATGTTCCTTGGATTTTCTTTCTTATATTCTTTTGGGATTTCCAGTTGGGTATTGACTCCTGTAATTTATGCGATTGAGCTTCCTGGTATTGCTGCAAACCAAGCAGCTGTTGCTGCTGGACAAGCACCTACAAATATTTTCACTGTAGAGGCTACGACATTAATTTTAATTGGTGGTGGTGGAGCGACATTAGCACTGTGTATTATGATGGCTTTTCTTGCTAAATCATCACGTTTACGTATGATTGGGAAAGCGGCACTTGTTCCATCAGTATTTAATATCAATGAACCTCTTGTCTTTGGTGCCCCAATTGCGTTTAATCCAATATTGATGATTCCGTTTTGGATTACTGGCTTAATTACCCCAATATTATTATGGTTGTCAATGAAGCTTCACCTTGTTCCTATTCCAGCGCAACCTTTTCAAATGTGGTACACACCAGCACCTATTGCTGGGTGGATAATTACGAAATCTATTGCAGGAGTTATCTTTGTATTGGCAATCTTTGCCATCTCATGGATAATTTACTATCCATTTTTTAAAGTTTATGATAAGCAAGCAGTCCAACAAGATTTAGAATGGGCCGAAGACGAGGAGGATTGA
- a CDS encoding uracil-xanthine permease family protein, with amino-acid sequence MNDNDIILKVDEKPGAGQWFGLSFQHLFAMFGSTVLVPILVGINPAIALLSSGLGTLAHMSVTKFKVPAYMGSSFAYIGAMTLLMKNGGMPAIAQGAMTGGLVYLVVALIVKFAGKGWIDKVLPPIVVGPIVMVIGLSLAPTAINDAMYTNAGAQTGYSLSYIIIALITVLAIVIYSIYGRGFLSVVPILLGIITGYVAAIIIGKITGLSIVSFTGLTHAKWLDLPPVVVPFVSYHWAFYPSAILTMAPIAFVTMTEHFGHIMVLNSLTKKDYFQEPGLEKTLSGDGVAQIIAGFLGAPPVTSYGENIGVMAITKIHSIYVIAGAAVLAVVVSFIGKITALLQSIPAPVIGGASIALFGVIAASGLKILVENKVNFDIKRNLLISSVVLVIGIGGMIINITQNLQISSVAIATILGIVLNLVLPEDVSEH; translated from the coding sequence TTGAACGATAACGATATTATTTTGAAAGTAGACGAAAAACCAGGAGCAGGACAGTGGTTTGGGCTTTCCTTCCAGCATCTCTTTGCTATGTTTGGCTCAACTGTCTTGGTGCCGATTCTTGTTGGAATCAATCCTGCCATTGCCTTATTGAGTTCTGGACTTGGTACCTTAGCTCACATGAGTGTGACGAAATTTAAAGTTCCTGCTTACATGGGTTCGTCATTTGCCTATATTGGTGCGATGACTCTACTGATGAAAAATGGAGGAATGCCTGCAATTGCACAAGGAGCAATGACAGGTGGTTTAGTTTATTTAGTGGTAGCTCTCATCGTCAAGTTTGCAGGTAAAGGCTGGATTGATAAAGTTTTACCACCGATTGTAGTAGGACCAATTGTTATGGTCATTGGACTTTCATTAGCTCCAACTGCAATTAATGATGCAATGTATACCAATGCAGGAGCGCAGACAGGATATAGCTTATCTTATATCATCATTGCTTTGATTACAGTGTTAGCAATTGTAATTTATAGTATTTATGGAAGAGGTTTTCTCTCTGTTGTACCTATCTTGCTTGGGATTATTACAGGTTATGTTGCAGCGATTATTATCGGAAAAATCACGGGATTAAGCATCGTTTCATTTACTGGACTCACTCACGCAAAGTGGCTTGACCTTCCGCCAGTAGTTGTTCCTTTTGTAAGTTATCATTGGGCATTTTATCCATCGGCTATTTTGACAATGGCACCCATTGCATTTGTCACAATGACAGAACATTTTGGACACATCATGGTTCTAAATTCTCTAACAAAGAAAGACTACTTCCAAGAACCAGGACTTGAAAAAACACTGAGTGGTGATGGTGTCGCACAGATTATCGCTGGTTTCCTCGGTGCGCCGCCAGTAACTTCCTACGGTGAAAATATTGGAGTAATGGCAATTACGAAGATTCATTCTATCTATGTTATTGCAGGAGCGGCAGTTCTCGCTGTAGTTGTTTCGTTTATTGGTAAAATTACAGCATTACTGCAATCTATTCCAGCGCCAGTGATTGGTGGAGCATCCATTGCACTCTTTGGAGTTATTGCAGCATCAGGTTTAAAGATTTTAGTAGAAAACAAAGTAAACTTTGATATTAAACGCAATCTCCTTATTAGCTCAGTTGTTCTAGTCATTGGGATTGGTGGCATGATTATCAATATTACGCAAAATTTACAAATCTCGTCAGTAGCCATTGCGACTATTCTTGGGATTGTCTTAAATCTAGTTTTACCAGAAGATGTCAGTGAACATTAA
- a CDS encoding ArsR/SmtB family transcription factor produces MTNYNDIAEFFKLFSNEGRLKIISTLATSDSTVNEIVEKSGLSQSLVSQQLKLLKNARILTSEKRGKTVTYSIYDRHILHLLKDVSEHLGEHLDE; encoded by the coding sequence ATGACGAATTATAATGATATTGCAGAATTTTTTAAGCTTTTTTCAAATGAAGGACGTTTAAAAATTATCTCAACACTTGCTACGAGCGATTCAACTGTCAATGAAATTGTTGAAAAGAGTGGACTATCTCAGTCCCTTGTCAGTCAACAACTCAAGTTACTCAAAAATGCACGGATTTTAACAAGCGAAAAACGTGGAAAAACTGTGACATACAGTATTTATGATCGACACATTCTCCATTTACTCAAGGATGTTTCAGAACATTTAGGGGAGCATTTAGATGAATAA
- a CDS encoding glutamate-5-semialdehyde dehydrogenase produces MIEELGQKVKIASRALSKVQTIDKNNFLMKLADSLIKNTDRILSENQKDLEKAQSHGISNIMVDRLRLTETRIADMAVGLRQVAGLPDPIGQLVQGFTNLDGLKIVQKKVPLGAVGMIFESRPNVTVDAFSLCFKTGNSVLLRGGSDALFSNMILVKIIKENLKSSHLPESAVEFLSDTSHAEAEKMMQATAYLDVLIPRGSSRLINTVKEKATVPVIETGVGNCTIFVDESADFEMAIKIIINAKTQRPSVCNAAESLVVHAKIADQFLPQLQKEIDKVHKIDFRADEKALSVLTEATLATDEDFRCEYLDYVMSVKIVDSLDEAIEHINKYTSHHSEAIVTHDYFNAQKFQDEIDSAAVYVNASTRFTDGFVFGLGAEIGISTQKLHARGPMGLDALTSTKFLIDGTGQTR; encoded by the coding sequence ATGATTGAGGAACTTGGGCAAAAAGTAAAAATAGCAAGCCGAGCGCTTTCGAAAGTTCAGACAATTGATAAGAATAATTTTTTGATGAAATTGGCTGATAGTCTCATTAAAAATACTGACAGAATCCTGTCAGAGAATCAAAAGGATTTGGAAAAAGCCCAATCGCATGGAATTTCCAATATTATGGTTGACCGCTTGCGGCTGACAGAAACGCGGATTGCTGACATGGCAGTAGGGTTGCGACAAGTAGCTGGTTTGCCTGATCCGATTGGACAGCTTGTGCAAGGTTTTACGAATCTTGATGGGTTAAAAATTGTGCAGAAAAAAGTACCTTTAGGTGCTGTCGGAATGATTTTTGAGAGTCGTCCAAACGTAACTGTTGATGCGTTTTCTCTGTGTTTTAAGACGGGAAATTCAGTGCTTCTACGTGGAGGTTCAGATGCTTTGTTTTCAAATATGATTTTAGTGAAAATTATCAAAGAAAATCTGAAAAGTAGTCATCTTCCAGAGTCAGCAGTGGAATTTTTGAGCGACACGAGTCATGCAGAAGCAGAGAAAATGATGCAGGCAACCGCTTATCTTGATGTCCTTATTCCACGTGGAAGTAGTAGATTAATTAATACAGTTAAAGAAAAAGCGACCGTTCCAGTCATTGAAACAGGCGTTGGAAATTGCACGATTTTTGTTGATGAATCAGCTGATTTCGAGATGGCAATAAAAATCATCATTAATGCAAAAACACAGCGCCCAAGTGTTTGTAATGCCGCGGAGAGCCTTGTTGTTCACGCAAAGATTGCAGACCAATTCTTACCACAATTACAAAAAGAAATAGACAAAGTTCACAAAATTGACTTTCGTGCTGATGAAAAAGCGCTGTCAGTACTGACAGAAGCTACGTTAGCAACTGACGAAGATTTTCGATGTGAATATTTGGATTATGTGATGTCTGTCAAAATCGTTGATAGCCTTGATGAAGCGATTGAGCATATCAATAAATATACAAGTCATCATTCAGAAGCAATTGTGACCCATGATTATTTCAATGCTCAAAAGTTTCAAGATGAAATTGACTCGGCAGCCGTTTATGTCAATGCTTCAACGCGTTTTACTGATGGTTTTGTTTTCGGATTGGGTGCAGAGATTGGCATTTCCACACAAAAACTTCATGCACGTGGGCCAATGGGACTTGATGCACTGACAAGCACAAAATTTTTGATTGACGGGACAGGACAAACTCGCTAA
- a CDS encoding heavy-metal-associated domain-containing protein — MSEMNDATTGPTIREVGATAIGAHTTVTIGGMTCAHCANTVAQAIFDVPGVIAVKVFLEEGKAMFDTNAEVSLADVALSVEKAGYKLVF; from the coding sequence ATGTCAGAAATGAATGATGCTACCACAGGTCCAACAATACGTGAAGTGGGTGCTACTGCTATCGGTGCACATACGACGGTTACCATTGGTGGCATGACCTGCGCGCATTGCGCAAATACCGTTGCCCAAGCTATTTTTGATGTTCCCGGTGTTATCGCTGTTAAAGTTTTTTTGGAAGAAGGGAAAGCAATGTTTGATACAAATGCTGAGGTATCATTAGCTGATGTTGCCCTCTCAGTCGAAAAAGCTGGCTATAAACTTGTGTTCTAA
- a CDS encoding PTS transporter subunit EIIC, which produces MNKFMGWMTDSFAPKVNKFAKNAWIAAIQEAIMAAMPMILIGSFATVLSLVNIYVKGFPDFSMIGTFSFGLFSIFLSYLIPNSVMKHKNHVEISKQAGLAGLAFFLILIYPKLNTTTGAITFDSNSFGTGGMIAALIAGLFVAFIMNLFTKFNFIGEDSGLPDFVAIWFNTLLPIIVILLVGWLFTFQLHFNLYEGINSLFSPLINLGQSFWG; this is translated from the coding sequence ATGAACAAATTTATGGGCTGGATGACCGACAGTTTTGCACCAAAAGTGAATAAGTTTGCCAAAAATGCTTGGATTGCAGCTATTCAAGAGGCGATTATGGCAGCAATGCCAATGATTTTGATTGGTTCATTTGCTACAGTATTGAGCCTTGTCAATATTTATGTCAAGGGCTTTCCAGATTTTTCAATGATTGGTACTTTTTCATTTGGACTCTTCTCAATTTTTCTTTCGTATTTGATTCCAAATTCAGTGATGAAACATAAAAATCATGTTGAAATCTCGAAACAAGCAGGATTGGCGGGATTGGCGTTTTTCTTAATCTTGATTTATCCTAAATTAAACACAACGACAGGTGCGATTACTTTTGATAGTAATTCATTTGGTACAGGCGGTATGATTGCAGCGTTAATTGCGGGTTTATTTGTTGCCTTTATCATGAATCTATTTACGAAATTTAATTTTATCGGGGAGGATTCAGGTCTTCCAGATTTTGTGGCAATTTGGTTTAACACTTTGTTGCCAATTATCGTTATCCTTCTGGTAGGCTGGTTATTTACTTTCCAACTTCACTTTAACTTATACGAAGGGATTAACTCATTATTCAGCCCGCTGATTAATTTGGGACAAAGTTTCTGGGGCTGA
- the pyrR gene encoding bifunctional pyr operon transcriptional regulator/uracil phosphoribosyltransferase PyrR, with protein MAKKEIIDEITMKRAITRITYEIIERNKDLDKLVLVGIKTRGVYLAKRIQERLQQLEGLEIPFGELDTRPFRDDKQAEKDTTDIDVDITGKDIILVDDVLYTGRTIRAAIDGLVKIGRPARVQLAVLVDRGHRELPIRADYVGKNIPTAREEEIIVQMSEHDGTDSILIER; from the coding sequence ATGGCAAAAAAAGAAATTATTGATGAAATCACAATGAAACGTGCGATTACACGGATTACTTATGAAATCATCGAGCGTAACAAAGACTTGGATAAGTTAGTTCTTGTCGGAATCAAGACAAGGGGTGTTTATCTGGCAAAGCGGATTCAGGAACGCCTGCAACAGTTAGAAGGTCTGGAAATTCCTTTTGGTGAGCTTGATACGCGGCCATTTCGTGATGATAAGCAAGCAGAAAAAGATACCACAGACATTGATGTAGACATTACGGGTAAAGATATCATACTTGTTGATGATGTTCTCTATACAGGTCGCACAATTCGTGCAGCAATTGATGGTTTGGTAAAAATTGGTCGTCCAGCACGTGTCCAATTAGCTGTCCTTGTAGATAGAGGGCATCGTGAATTACCTATTCGTGCAGACTATGTAGGGAAAAATATTCCAACTGCCCGCGAAGAAGAAATTATCGTTCAAATGTCAGAACATGATGGTACTGATAGTATTTTGATTGAACGTTAA